The genomic segment CGTTCTTGTCACGATTTTCAAACAGCCATTCCTGTGGATGGTAAACTTTATAATAATCTCTTAATTGATCTAGCATTAAGGAGGATAAAGATGTAATTCTATCTTTTCTTCCTTTACCTTGATTGATTTTTACAATCATTCGGTGGCTATCAATGTCTTTAATCTTTAAATTAGCAACCTCGCTTACCCTTAGACCACATGAGTATCCCAACATCAACATGGTTTTGTGCTTTATGTTTTCTGTGACATTGAAGATGCTCTTTACCTCAGGTTTGCTTAGTACCTTAGGTAGTTTCTTCTCCTTAAAAGGTCTTACAATGCGAATGTAATCATCTTCTAATTCCTTATTATGTATTTTGAGTAGTATTTTTATAGCACTTATAGCTTGATTCACGTATGTATGGCTGAGTTTTTGATTTTCTAAAAGATCAAGTAAGTATCGATTCACTGTTTTGTAATCATCTTTACCCAAGCTATAGTCAAAAAATCGTAATAGATGTCCGAGATAAGTCTTAATGGTTTTTGTACTGTACCCTTTTCTAATCATGAATTCTCTAACTTCATTAATACATTCGTCAGCATATGTACAATGACTATTCTGATCAGTCTCTTTCCATTCCATCATACCAAATCCTTTAAATTATTCTCTTACACTATTTTACCATTATAATACAATATTTACAACGTACTCTTATAAAAATACTTTTATATAAGAAATAAATGGACAAAAAAATACTATTCCCTCGGAAATAGTATTTATTAATAAAATTATGAATTATGCTCCTCTTCTTTGCCTATCAATTTCATATAACATTATTGACGCTGCACATGAAACATTAAAGGAGGTAATTTCTCCATACATAGGGATTTTAACCAATGCATCACACATCTCTTTATACTTAAAGCTAAGTCCTTTTGTTTCATTACCAATTAAAAGTGCTGTTGGTCTGCTAAAGTCAGCTTTTTCGATGGATGTTTCTGTTTGTGAGGTAGACCCTATTATTTGAAAATTATTATACTCCTCTTTAATTTTTTCTAGCCAATTACTTACTTCTTTATGAGAATCTAGCCTTATTATTGGAATAGAAAAGAAAGTACCAAGGCTGGCTCGAATTGTTTTTACATCATATAAATCAACGGCATGACCTGTTATTATAAGACCATCTACGTTTAGAGCTTCACATGATCGAATAAGTGTACCTAAATTACCATGATTTGATGGTCTATCAAATATTACGATAAGTGGATTATCATACAATTTTATTCTCTCCAAATTATTTTCAGGAATCGATACTATTGCCAATATTTCTGAGACATCCTCATCCTTATCACTCAAATCAGTCATTAATTGTGCAGATAACTCAATATGTTTTTCTGCAGTTGAATTATTCAGAATATTTTTAGCCCAAAGACTTAATTCAGTCTCAGTACAATAAATAAAAGAGAGTATCTTCCAATTGTTTTGTACAGCATAAGTTATGGATTTTGCGCCCTCTACAAAAAATTCATTGAATTTACTTCGCTTTTTTCTATTTCTTTTTAGCACCTGGATATGCTGATATTCATTGTTTTTATTATAAACTTTAATAATTTTTGGCTTCATTTAAATCCCCTTATCTTGAGTTATAATTTACCATCAACTTTAAGTAAATTATATCACATATAGATTAAACTGGAAATATAGAGTAAAAAAGAATCCACATCTTGAATCAGAGTTAGATGGATATTAGTCTGTTTTTATATTGAAGTAACGAATGATTTATGTCATAGTAATACTTAGAACTGAAGACTTTGTTATATAAATTACTTCTTCTTAAAAAAAGATAGCTGATAAGCTATATTAGAATTCAAATCTTCAACAAGTTGATAGAGAGGAATTTGGTATGAAAGAGTTTTATACAATCGGTGAATTTGCTAAGTTAAAACAGATAACCACAGAAACCTTACGCCACTATGATCGGATAGATTTATTTAAGCCTGCTAAGACGGATAAAGAAACAGGTTATCGTTATTACCATCTTATGCAGGTAGAGCAGATTGATACCATATTAGAATTACGTCAATTGGGCATGAGTATTGAGGAGATAAAAGCCTACTTTAATAACAGAAATTTGGAACGCTCTTTTTCTATATTACAGCAAAAAAGAGAAGAATTAAGGAATCGGATTA from the Vallitalea okinawensis genome contains:
- a CDS encoding tyrosine-type recombinase/integrase, giving the protein MEWKETDQNSHCTYADECINEVREFMIRKGYSTKTIKTYLGHLLRFFDYSLGKDDYKTVNRYLLDLLENQKLSHTYVNQAISAIKILLKIHNKELEDDYIRIVRPFKEKKLPKVLSKPEVKSIFNVTENIKHKTMLMLGYSCGLRVSEVANLKIKDIDSHRMIVKINQGKGRKDRITSLSSLMLDQLRDYYKVYHPQEWLFENRDKNGHVTTRTIQRVFNDAALKAKIKKNVTFHSLRHSFATHLLESGVDIRYIQEFLGHNSSKTTEIYTHVSTQSLTSITNPLDTL
- a CDS encoding TrmH family RNA methyltransferase translates to MKPKIIKVYNKNNEYQHIQVLKRNRKKRSKFNEFFVEGAKSITYAVQNNWKILSFIYCTETELSLWAKNILNNSTAEKHIELSAQLMTDLSDKDEDVSEILAIVSIPENNLERIKLYDNPLIVIFDRPSNHGNLGTLIRSCEALNVDGLIITGHAVDLYDVKTIRASLGTFFSIPIIRLDSHKEVSNWLEKIKEEYNNFQIIGSTSQTETSIEKADFSRPTALLIGNETKGLSFKYKEMCDALVKIPMYGEITSFNVSCAASIMLYEIDRQRRGA